The Streptomyces sp. B3I8 nucleotide sequence CGGTGGCCGCGGGTGCCGCGGGGGGAGGACTGGAAGACGGGGGTGTGCCGGCGGCTGGGGTGGGACGAGAACACCGGGGCGGCGTGGCAGCGGATCCTGTCCGCGGTGCGGACGTACAAGGACCTGGAGCCGGCGCTCCTGGGCCGCGTGGAGGAACTGATCGACTTCGTCACGGCCCCACCGGAGGGTTGAGCGGGGTTGGCCCCTGGCGTGCGGGTGGGTGAACTCTCGCGCGGAGCCCCTTGAGGGACGGGAAGGGCAGGGGCGGCGGGGGCGAAAGAATCCCGGGCGCCCCCGCAGGCCCCGTCAGTCCACCAGGTCCCGTACCACCGCATCCGCCAGCAACCGCCCCCGCAGGGTGAGCGCCGCCCGGCCCTCCTCGTACGGGGCCGGCAGCAGCAGCCCGTCCGCCAGGGCCCGCCGGGACGCCGCGAGCCCCTCCTCCCGCAGCAACCGCAACGGCACCCCCTCCCGCAACCGCAGCTCCAACAGGATCCGCTCCACCCGCCGGTCCTCCGCCGACAGCACCTCCCGCCCCGCCCCCGGCGACCGCCCCTCCGCCAGCGCTCCCGCGTACGCCCCCGGATGCTTGACGTTCCACCACCGCACGCCCCCCACGTGCGAGTGCGCCCCCGGTCCCGCCCCCCACCAGTCGGCACCCCGCCAGTACAGCTCGTTGTGCAGGCACCGCGCCGCGTCCGAGGTCGCCCAGTTGGAGACCTCGTACCAGTCGTAGCCCGCCGCTGAGAACACCTCCTCCGCGATCAGGTACCGGTCCGCGTGCACGTCGTCGTCGGTCATCGGCACCTCCCCGCGCCGGATCCGCGCCGCGAGCCGCGTGCCCTCCTCGACGATGAGCGCGTACGCCGAGACGTGGTCCGGCCCGGCGCCCAGCGCCGCCTCCAGCGAGGCCCGCCAGTCGTCGTCGGACTCCCCCGGCGTGCCGTAGATCAGGTCGAGGTTGACGTGGTCGAAACCGGCCGCGCGGGCCTCGGTGACGCAGCGCTCGGGCCGCCCGGGGGTGTGCGTGCGGTCGAGGACCTTGAGCACGTGCTGCCGGGCGCTCTGCATGCCGAAGGAGATCCGGTTGAAGCCGCCCTCGCGCAGGGTGGCCAGATACGCCGGGTCGACGGACTCGGGGTTGGCCTCCGTGGTGATCTCGGCGTCGGCGGCGAGACCGAACTCCTCGCGCACGGCGCCCAGCATCCGTACGAGGTCGGCGGCGTCCAGCAGCGTCGGCGTGCCTCCGCCGACGAAGACCGTACGGACCTCGCGGCGGTCGTCGCCGAGGACCTTGCGGGCGAGGCGGATCTCGTCGATCAGGGTGTCGGCGTAGTTGTCGCGGGAGGCGAGCACTCCGCCGGTGCCGCGCAGCTCGGTGGCGGTGTAGGTGTTGAAATCGCAGTAGCCGCAGCGGGTCGCGCAGTAGGGAACGTGCAGGTAGAAGCCGAGGGGTCGGTCGGCGGCGCCGGCCAGGGCGGACGCGGGCAGGGCACCGTCGTGGGGCACGGGCTCGCCGTCGGGGAGAGCGGAAGGCATGCGTTCCATTGTCCCGCACGGCGCGCGGGACCGATCCACGCGCCGTGCGCACCGGCACGGGCGGCCCCACGCGCCCCGCACCGGGCCGCCCGCGGCACGTCACTCCGCCTGGAGGACCAGGAGGGCCAGGTCGTCCTCGGGCGGCCCGTCGCCGAAGTCGTGCACGAGCCGGCGGATCCGGTCCGCGACGCGTTCCGCGGTCAGGCCCGTGCAGCCGGCCAGCGCGTCGGCGAGCCCGTCGGCGTCGTCGAACTGGCGCGGTCCGTGCCGTCGCTCGGTCACCCCGTCCGTGACGCACAGCAGCGTGTCGCCGGAGCGGAGTTCGAACGTCTCGCAGTCGTACGTCGCGTCCTCCACCACCCCGAGCAGGGTCTGCGGCTGTGCCGCCGTGCGTACGCTCCCGTCGGGCGCCAGGACCAGCGGCAGGGGGTGCCCGGCGGAGGCGAGCGTGCAGCGCACCCCTCCCTCGACGGGCGCCAGCTCGCCGTAGAGCAGGGACAGGAACCGGTTCTGCGGCCCGTCGTCGGCACCGAGGTCCGGGACCCCGGCGGCGACCAGGGCCCGCGCGGCGGCGTCCGAGGCCTCGGTGGCGTCGTCGAGGAGGAGCTGGTTGAGGCGGTCCAGGACCTCCGGGACGGCGTACCCCTCGCGGGCCAGCAGCCGCAGCCACGGCCGGGCGAGACCGATGACCACCGCGGCCTCGGGCCCCTTCCCCTGGACGTCGCCGATCGCGAACGACCAGCGGCCGTGGCCGGCGGGGAACAGGTCGTAGAAGTCGCCGCTCGGGCCGCCCTGGTCACGCGGTTCGTAGACGAGGGCGCTGCGCATCCCCGGTATCTCTGCGACCGCGCCGGGCAGCAGTCCGCGCTGGAGGACACGGCTGATGTTGGCCTGCCGGGCGTACTGGCGGGCCGCGCCGACGGCCTGGGCGACCCGGCGGCACAGGTCCTCGACCAGTGCGGAGACCCCGTCGGGAAAGCGCGGCACGCCGGACCGGCCGATGACGACGGTGCCGAGGGGGCGGCCGCCGACGATCAGACGGTAGGCGAGCGCGGCACCCGGGGTGACGACCACGGCGGGGTCGCCGTCCGCTCCGGGGCCGCCGTCCGCTCCGTCGTCCCGCTCCGTCGCGGCTGTCTCCCCCTGGGGCGGGTCCAGCGCCTCGGCGGGCCAGGAGACCGGTACGGGGCGGGTGCGGGCGGCGTCGGGGAGGCGGGGCGGGTCCTTCTCCAGGACGCGGCGCAGTTCCTCCAGGCGGTCCTCGTTGCTGTGCCAGACGCGGGCGAGCCGGGAGCCGCGCGCGGTACCGGTCCCGGCGGCGCGCGGGTCGGTGGTCCCGTCCTCCAGCCACACCGCGCACCACTCGGCGAGCCGGGGCACGAGAAGCTGACCGGCGAGAGCGGTGACCAGGTCCTCGTCGAGCTGCCCGGCCAGCAGGTCGGACGCCTCGGCGAGGAAGGAGAGGGCGCCCCGGTCGAGCCAGTCCTGCTCGGGCCCGTCGGCGGGCTCGTCCCCCGTCCCGTCGGCGGTCCTGCCGGCGGGCCCCGGCCGGGCGTGCGGCGATGCCGCGTCCCCGGACGGCGCTTCCGGAGTCGTGGAGCGCGCACCACCCGTGGCCGCCGGGTCCGACATCGCCGACGGGCCCACGACGGCCGGCGCCTCCGCGGTGCCGGCGACGTACGGCCCGGTCACGGTGCCGACGACGGCCGGCGCCGCCGACGTGCCGACGGGGGCCGGCGCCTCCGCCGTGTCCGTGACCGCGCCGTACGTGCCGAACTCTCTCTCCCCGCCGGGCCCGTCGCCCCCGGCCAGCCGGGCCCACACGCACTTGGTGCCCCGGCGGTAGGTGATGCCCCACTCCTGGGCCAGCGCGGCGACGAGCCGCAGCCCGCGGCCGTACTCCGGCGTGCCGTGGGCCCGGGCCCCCTCGTCCCGCACGGGCCGGGAGGGATGACGGTCCGACACCTCCACGACGAGCGCGGCGGATCCGCTCGCCCCACGACCGCCGGTGTCCGCCTCGTCGCCGTACGGCCCGCGTGTGCCGCCGTCCTGCCGTTCGCCGGGGCCCCCGGCGTCCCCGAGGGCCCCGGCGAACGGAGGCACCCCCACCCCGAGGGACCCGGCCGCCGACAACGAACCGCCGTCCGACGGTGCACCGCTGTCCCACAGCGAACCGGTGCCCGACAGCAGAGCGCCGTCCGGCGGCCGAGCGCCGTCCGCGAGCGGATCCAGGCACTCGATCGTCTCGATGGCCTCCATGGCTTCCATGGCCTCGATCGGCTCGATCGGTCCGACCGCCTCCACCACGCCCCCGGCACGCTCCCCGCATCCGCCGAAGTCCTCGGAGCCGGTGCACCCCGCGTACTCCAGGCGGCACTCCACCACCACGTCAGTGCCCGCGTGCACCACCGCGTTGGTGACCAGCTCGCTCACCACCACCTCGGCGTCGTCGCACAGCCGGTCCGTGAGGAACCCGGCGCCGGGCAGCGCACGGGCCGTCCACGCGGCGAGCGTCTCGCGGACGAAGCGGCGGGCGGCGCCCGGCGCGAGCGCCCCGCCGGGCAGCGACGTGCGCGCCACCGTGCGCCACCCCGCGCTTCCGTACGCGGCCACGACGGACGCATCGTCACCCGTGGGGGTCATTCCCCCGAGTGTGGCCGACGTGGCGGCCGGACGGGCCCAGGTGTCCCGTTGTGTGGGAATGGCCCCCATGGACAGCTCCCGGAGCAGTCGGTCGAATCTGCCTGTACCGATGCGGACAGAGTGACAGACTGACCCCGGCCATAAGCGCCGAGTTACCGAAGTAGGCCGCCATGGGTGAGAACAGTGCTACGGATGCACTCCGAAACGGGCAGGGAAACGATCAAATTCGAGCATCCGCTCAAGAACCGGTTCCAGGCTCCGTACAGATGTCGGAACGGGTGGGGCACCGGCGAGGAACGCCGGGATGAACGCCGAGCAGACGGCAGGCACCGCGGCCGAGGAGAACCGCGCCGCCATCCTCCTGGTCGACGACATGGAGGACAACCTGCTCGCGCTGGAGGCCGTGCTCGGCTCCTTCAACGAGCCGCTGGTCCGCGCACGGTCGGGCGAGGAGGCACTGAAGGCGCTGCTCAAGCAGCGGTTCGCGGTGGTGCTCCTGGACATCCGGATGCCGGGCATGGACGGCTTCGAGACGGCCGCGCACATCAAACGGGCCGACCAGACCAAGGACGTACCGATCATCTTCCTGACCGGTGAGGACCCGGACGCGGGCTACGCCTTCCGCGGCTACGCCACCGGGGCCGCCGACTATCTCACCAAACCGTTCGACCCGTGGGTGCTGCGGGCCAAGGTGAGCGTCTTCCTGGACCTGCACCGCAAGGGCCGGCAGCTCGAACGGATGCTGGCCCGCGAGCGGCACCAGTTCGAGCAGCTCTCGGCCCACCTGGACGAACTCGACACGCACCTGTCCTCGCACCCGGTCCAGGACGTCTTCGCACTGCGCCGCCACGTACGGCGCATGGAGGAGACCCTGCGCCGGATGCGCAGCACGTAGACCGCGGGCATGAGCACGTAGACCGCGGGCATGAGCAAGCAGACCGCGGGCATGAGCACGCGCCGCCGTCGGGTCGCGGTGACCCGGCGGCGGTGCGCGCGGCCGTCGTCGCTACGCCTCCCGCGTCCCCGCGTACATCTCGTCGATCAGGTGCCCGAACTCCCGCTCCACCACCGGGCGCTTCAGCTTCAGGCTCGGCGTCATCTCGCCGTGCTCCACGTCGAGGTCGCGGGGCAGCAGGCGGAACTTCTTGAGGGTCTGCCAGCGCTGGAGGCCCTGGTTGAGCTCCGTGACGTACAACTGGATCAGCGCGACCGTCGCCGGCGCCGCCACCACCTCCGCGTACGACTTGCCCGCCAGTCCGTTCTCCTTCGCCCAGCCGAGGATGGCCTCCTCGTCGAGGGCGATGAGCGCGGTGCAGAAGTTCCGGTCGGCGCCGTGCACCAGGATGTTGGAGACGTAGGGGCACACCGCCTTGAACTGGCCCTCGACCTCGGCCGGCGCCACGTACTTGCCGCCGGAGGTCTTGATCAGGTCCTTCTTGCGGTCGGTGATGCGCAGATAGCCGTCGGGCGAGAGCTCGCCGATGTCGCCGGTGTGGAACCAGCCGTCCGCCTCCAGCACCTCGGCGGTCTTCTCCGGCAGCCCGTGGTAGCCCTCCATGATCCCGGGGCCGCGCAGCAGGACCTCGCCGTCGTCGGCGATGCGCACCTCGGTGCCGGGGAGCGGCTTGCCGACCGTGCCGGTGCGGTAGGCCTCGCCGGGGTTGACGAAGGAGGCCGCCGAGGACTCGGTGAGCCCGTAGCCCTCCAGGATGTGGATGCCGGCGCCGGCGAAGAAGTAGCCGATGTCGGGTGCGAGGGCGGCGGAGCCGGAGACGCAGGCGCGCAGCCGTCCGCCGAACGCCTCACGGATCTTGGCGTAGACGAGCCGGTCGGCGGCCTTGTGTTTGGTGGCGAGCCCGAAGGGTGCGGACGCCGTACCGGTGCGCCGGAAGTTGTCCTGGGTGACCTTGGCGTACTCGCGGGCGATCCCGGCCGCCCACTGGAAGATCTTGTACTTGGCCGGGCCGCCCGCCCGGGCCTTGGCGGCGACACCGTTGTAGACCTTCTCGAAGATGCGCGGCACGGCCGCCATGTAGGTCGGCTGGACGATCGGCAGGTTTTCGATGATCTTGTCGACGCGGCCGTCGACGGCGGTGACGTGCCCCGCCTCGATCTGCCCGGAGGTGAGCACCTTCCCGAACACGTGGGCGAGCGGCAGCCACAGGTACTGCACGTCGTCGCCGCTGATCAGTCCTGTCCCGACGGTGGCCTTCGCCATGTACGACCAGTTGTCGTGCGGCAGGCGCACGCCCTTGGGGCGGCCGGTGGTGCCGGAGGTGTAGATGAGGGTGGCGAGCTGGTCCTTGGTGATCGCCCCCACCCGCTCCTTGATCAGCTCGGGGTGCTTCTGCAGATGGGCGGCGCCCCGGCTCTCCAGCTCGTCGAGAGTGAGGACCCAGTCGCCCTCCTCGGCGGTCCGCTCGACCCCGGCCGGGTCGACGACCACCACGTGGGCCAGCTCGGGCAGCTCGGCGCGCTTCTCGCGGGCCTTGGCGAGCTGCGCGGCATCCTCCGCGATCAGCACCCGGCTCTCGGAGTCGGAGAGGATGAAGGCCGACTCCTCGGCGTTGGTCTGCGGGTAGACGGTGGTCGTCGCCGCGCCCGCGCACATGATGCCGAGGTCGGCGAGGATCCACTCGATGCGGGTCGAGGAGGCGAGCGCGACCCGCTCCTCGGGCCGCACGCCGAGCTGGATGAGACCCGCCGCGATGGCGTGCACCCGTTCCGCGGACTCCGCCCAGCTCAGCGACTTCCAGTCGTCCGGCCCCTCTCCCGACGGGGACGGCACGGGATAGCGGTATGCCTCGGCGTCCGGTGTGGCCGCCACGCGCTCCAGGAAGAGGGCCGCCACGGAGGGCGGACGGTTCTCGATCAGTGTCTGTGTGTCGCTCACGACATCCTCCGGGCCCGCGACGGTGCGGCTGACTCAGGTGCGGCTGGTTTCACTCTCAGTGTCGTTCCACTCACGTGCTTGACGTCGTTCCACTCACGGGCAACGACTCTTGTTTAACTCGCGAGTAACTACCGAGCACAGCGTAAGGGCCGACCGGCCGGTTGGTAAGGGGCCATGTGCGCTCACTTCCTCCGCAGGCCGACCGTACGCACACCGAGGGGCCCGCCGCACTTTCGCACGACGAGCCCCTCCATGTCCGCTTCGTCCCCCCGGCCGCGACCGGAGGACGGTTACTTCTTGGCCTTGCCGGCGCCACCGCCGTCGTCGCTGGACAGGACGGCGATGAAGGCCTCCTGCGGAACCTCCACCGAACCCACCATCTTCATCCGCTTCTTGCCTTCCTTCTGCTTCTCCAGCAGCTTCCGCTTGCGGGAGATGTCACCGCCGTAGCACTTGGCGAGGACGTCCTTGCGGATGGCGCGGATGGTCTCGCGGGCGATCACCCGGGAGCCGATGGCGGCCTGGACAGGCACCTCGAAGTTCTGCCGCGGGATGAGTTCCCGCAGCTTGGCGACGAGCCGTACGCCGTACGCGTACGCCTGGTCCTTGTGGGTGATGGCGGAGAAGGCGTCGACCTTGTCGCCGTGCAGCAGGATGTCGACCTTGACCAGGCTGGAGGACTGCTCCCCGGTGGGCTCGTAGTCCAGGGAGGCGTACCCGCGCGTCTTGGACTTGAGCTGGTCGAAGAAGTCGAACACGATCTCGGCGAGCGGGAGCGTGTAGCGGATCTCGACGCGGTCCTCGGAGAGGTAGTCCATGCCGAGCAGGGTGCCGCGGCGGGTCTGGCACAGCTCCATGATCGCGCCGATGAACTCGGTCGGCGCGAGGACGGTGGCCCGCACGACCGGCTCGTAGACCTCGTCGATCTTCCCCTCGGGGAACTCGCTCGGGTTGGTGACGACGTGCTCGGTGCCGTCCTCCATGATCACGCGGTAGACCACGTTGGGCGCGGTGGCGATCAGGTCGAGCCCGAACTCGCGTTCGAGCCGCTCGCGGATCACGTCCAGATGCAGCAGCCCGAGGAAGCCGACGCGGAAACCGAAGCCGAGCGCGGCGGAGGTCTCCGGCTCGTAGACGAGGGCGGCGTCGTTGAGCTGGAGCTTGTCGAGGGCCTCGCGCAGGTCGGGGTAGTCCGAGCCGTCCAGCGGATACAGCCCGGAGAAGACCATGGGCTTGGGGTCCTTGTAGCCGCCCAGGGCCTCCTCGGCGCCCTTGACATGGCTGGTGATCGTGTCACCGACCTTGGACTGCCGCACGTCCTTCACGCCGGTGATGAGGTAACCCACCTCGCCGACGCCCAGGCCGTCCGCCGGAAGCATCTCCGGGGAGTTGGTGCCGATCTCCAGCAGCTCGTGCGTGGCGCCGGTGGACATCATCCGGATGCGTTCGCGCTTGTTGAGCTGTCCGTCGATGACACGCACGTAGGTGACGACGCCCCGGTAGGAGTCGTACACCGAGTCGAAGATCATCGCGCGGGCGGGCGCGTCCTTGACGCCGACCGGGGCCGGGACCTGCTCGACCACCTTGTCCAGCAGCGCGTCGACGCCCAGCCCGGTCTTGGCGGAGACCTTGAGCACGTCGCTCGGGTCGCAGCCGATGAGGTTGGCGAGCTCCTCGGCGAACTTCTCCGGCTGCGCGGCCGGCAGGTCGATCTTGTTCAGCACCGGGATGATCGTGAGGTCGTTCTCCATCGCCAGGTAGAGGTTGGCGAGGGTCTGCGCCTCGATGCCCTGGGCGGCGTCGACGAGGAGGACCGTGCCCTCGCAGGCGGCGAGCGAGCGCGACACCTCGTAGGTGAAGTCGACGTGCCCCGGGGTGTCGATCATGTTGAGGATGTGCGTGGCGCTCTTGTCGTGGGTGGGGGCCCACGGCAGGCGCACCGCCTGGGACTTGATCGTGATGCCGCGCTCGCGCTCGATGTCCATGCGGTCGAGGTACTGGGCGCGCATCTGCCGCTGCTCGACCACACCGGTGAGCTGGAGCATCCGGTCGGCGAGCGTGGACTTGCCGTGGTCGATGTGCGCGATGATGCAGAAGTTGCGGATCAGCGCCGGGTCGGTACGGCTCGGCTCGGGCACGTGGCTGGGGATCGCGGGCACGCAGGGTCCTGATTCTTGAGGCGTCCGCAGCTGCTGCGGTCTCGGTCGGATCGTTACGCAGCCTCCATGGTCCCACGGGCCGGGGGTGCCGGGTGGTTTGGGCGGCCCACCGGGCGACTGGTAGCCTGGGCAGCTGTGTCTTCTGTCCTCTCACGGGAGGCACTTCTCCGAGAAATCACCGGCACGTGAAGCGGTCCCGTCCGCGGTCACCGTTTCGCGCGCCAGAACCTGAAAAGGCTCCTTCGTGGCGAACATCAAGTCCCAGATCAAGCGGAACAAGACGAACGAGAAGGCGCGGCTGCGCAACAAGGCCGTGAAGTCCTCGCTCAAGACCGCGGTCCGCAAGGCCCGCGAGGCCGCTGCCGCGGGTGACGTCGAGAAGGCCACCGAGTACCAGCGCATCGCCGCGCGTCAGCTCGACAAGGCCGTCTCCAAGGGCGTCATCCACAAGAACCAGGCCGCCAACAAGAAGTCGGCCCTGGCCACCAAGGTGGCGGCGCTGAAGGGCTGACACCCTTCGCCCCTGATCTGAACGGACCCGCAAGGGTCCGGATCCGTGCGTACGGTCGCATCGCATCCGTGCCCACGGGTCCACACGCCGGAGGGACACGAGCGGGCCCTCTCTCATCCGCTCCCGTCCGGCCCCCGGGTTCGCACGCGGCCTGCGTTCGCCACGCGGGTGCGAATCCTCAAGCTTTGCCGGGGCCCCCGTTCCCCCCTTCCCCAGGGAGGAACGGGGGCTTTCGGCATGTCCGGGCGCGGGGGTGTCCGGGCGCGGGAGAACTCGGGGGGGCGGGCAGTGTCGGCAGGTGCGGGCGGGCGCGCAGTTCCCCGCCCGCCTGAGCCGACCGGGGTCCCCCCGCGGCCGCGAAGGGGAGCCCCGGGCCTTCCTACCCCGGTCCAGGCCCGGCCGCGGGTACGAGCCGCGCGGGAGAACGCGGGGGACCCGGAGCGTCGGCGGGCGCGGGCCGCGTGGGGGCCGGACGCGCAGTTCCCCGCGCCCCTGGGGCGGCCAGGGCCCCGGAGCTGTGGAGCGCAGCCCCGGCAGCCTGCTTCGGTCAGGCCCGGCCGCGGGAGCGGGCCGCGTGGGCGACGGCGACCACCGCCTTCTCCAGGGCGTAGCCCACGTCTTCACCGCCGCCCTTCACACCGGCGTCCGCCTCCGCGACCGCCCGCATCGCCACCGACACTCCGTCCGGCGTCCACCCCCGCATCTGCTGCCGCACCCGGTCGATCTTCCACGGCGGCATCCCCAGCTCCCGCGCCAGATCCGCCGGGCGGCCGCCCCGGTTGCCGAGCAGCTTCCCGATCCCGCGCACGCCCTGGGCCAGCGCGCTGGTGATCAGCACCGGCGCCACCCCCGTCGACAGGGACCAGCGCAGCGCCTCCAGCGCCTCCGCCGCCCGCCCCTCGACCGCCCGGTCCGCGACCGTGAAGCTCGACGCCTCGGCCCGCCCCGTGTAGTACCGGCCGACGACGGCCTCGTCGATCGTCCCCTCCACGTCCGCGACGAGCTGCGACACCGCGGACGCCAGCTCCCGCAGATCGCTGCCGATCGCGTCGACCAGCGCCTGGCACGCCTCGGGCGTGGCCGACCGCCCCTGCGTCCGGAACTCCCCCCGCACGAACGCCAGCCGGTCCGCCGGCTTCGTCATCTTCGGGCAGGCCACCTCGCGCGCCAGCCCGGACTTGCGGGCCGCGTCGAGCAGCCCCTTGCCCTTGGCGCCGCCCGCGTGCAGCAGCACGAGGGTGATCTCCTCGGCGGGCGAGGAGAAGTACGCCTTGAACTCCTTGACCGTGTCGGCGGGAAGATCCTGTGCGTTGCGTACGACGACGACCTTGCGCTCGGCGAAGAGCGACGGACTGGTCAGCTCGGCGAGTGTGCCGGGCGGAAGCTGGTCCGGGTTGAGGTCACGTACGTCCGTGTCGGCGTCGGCGGCCTTGGCTGCGGCCACCACCTCCCGCACGGCACGGTCGAGCAGGAGGTCCTCCTGGCCCACGGCGAGTGTGACGGGGGCGAGAGGGTCGTCTGTTGCGGTCTTCCTGGCCATCGCTCACAGCATCGCACGCGCCACTGACAGCGCCGCTCCGCGGGATGGCCCCGTGGAATGCCCCGTGGAACGCTCGGCGGGAGTCCGCCGCCCCTGCCGGAAGTCCTTGTTCGAGGGCTACGGTTCCTCCCGCCACCCTTCCCACTCCCCCGCGAACGCGTCCAGCTCCGCCGGGTCGAGCCGGCCCGCCTCGTCCCGCAGCACCAGCAGCCACTGCGCGTCCTCGGCGTCGTCCTCGCCTGCCAGCGCGTCCCGGACGAGCTGCGGCTCCTCGTCCAGCCGGAACCGCTCCCCCAGCGCCTCGGCCGCCTCCTCCGCGGCGTCGCGGTCCGGCAGCACCAGCACATGTCTCACATCGCTCACCCCCGCATTGTCCGCGACGGTCAACGGGGGCGCGGCGGGTGGGTGGCGCACTGCTGGGTCACCCGGTGGAGTGTGTCGTCGACGCTTTCCTGACGACGCGCTCGCCCTCGCCATAGGCGTCACCGTCGTTGCCGCCGCCGTCGCCGCCCGCAGCCGGGCCCGAGGCGCGGAAAGTGCGCCGGTACGTCGACGGGGACACCCCGGCCTCCGCCGCCAGGTGCCGTCGGAGCGAGGTGGCGGTGGCGAAGCCGACCTCGTGGGCGACCCGCTCGACCGGCAGGTCGGTGGACTCCAGCAGGTGGCGCGCCCGCCGCAGCCGCTGCTGGGTCAGCCAGCGGCCGGGGCTCAGCCCGGTCTCCTCCCGGAAGCGCCGGGCGAAGGTACGGGTGCTCATCGCCGCGTGCACGGCCAACTCGTCCAGTGAAAGGGGAAGTTGCAGCCGCTTCAGCGCCCAGTCGCGGGTCGGCCCGGTGCCGGCCTCGCTCGCCGACGGCAGCGGCCGCTCGATGTACTGCGCCTGCCCGCCGTCCCGATACGGCGGCACGACGCAACGACGGGCGACCTCGTTGGCCACCTCGCTGCCGTGGTCCTGGCGCACCAGGTGCAGGCAGACGTCGACACCGCTCGCCGCTCCCGCGGAGGTCAGCACGTCACCGTGGTCGACGAAGAGCACGCCGGCGTCGAACTCGACCTGGGGGAACAGCTCCTGGAAGTAGTCGGTGAGCGCCCAGTGGGTGGTGGCCCGGCGACCGTCGAGGAGACCGCCCACGGCCAGCAGGAAGGCGCCGGTGCAGATGGACACCAGGCGGGTCCCGGGGAGAACGCGGGACAGAGCGGTGAGGGCCCGCGGGTCCGGGGCCGGCGAGACCGCGTACGGGGGGATGATCACGGTGTCCGCCTCGGCCAGCACCTCGGGACCGTGCCCGGGGATGACGGTCAGGTCCGCGTCCGTACGCACGGGCTGCCCGTCCACGCTCGCGGACAGCACCTCGTAGCGGCCGTCGGCGGAGCCCAGGACCCGGTGCGGGATGCCGAGTTCGAAGGGATAGACACCGTCGAGGGCGAGTACGACGACCTTGTGGGCGCCCGGTCGCGGGGGCGGGCTCATCCGGCGCCCCAGTTCGGCCGCGCGGTCGACCAGGTCACGGGCCCACGAGGGCGCTGCGGACGGGTTGACGACGGGAGCGGTGGGGGCTCCGGGGACGCTGTGGTCGACGGGGGTGACGGGCATGGCAAGAATGTATCGGATGATGACCTTTCTGCCATCGCCCCGGGTCGGCCCCCTGGCGAGGATCAAGGCATGACTTCGACGAACACCCCTGAGAACCTCGGCTCCACGGACCCTGCGACCGCCACGGACTCCCCACGTTCCGCCGCCCCGGACGGCACCCCCGTGATGCTCGCCCTGCACCAGACGGTCCTCGGCGGCCCCGAGGTCCTGCGGCTGGCCGAGCTTCC carries:
- the rpsT gene encoding 30S ribosomal protein S20, with translation MANIKSQIKRNKTNEKARLRNKAVKSSLKTAVRKAREAAAAGDVEKATEYQRIAARQLDKAVSKGVIHKNQAANKKSALATKVAALKG
- the holA gene encoding DNA polymerase III subunit delta, translated to MARKTATDDPLAPVTLAVGQEDLLLDRAVREVVAAAKAADADTDVRDLNPDQLPPGTLAELTSPSLFAERKVVVVRNAQDLPADTVKEFKAYFSSPAEEITLVLLHAGGAKGKGLLDAARKSGLAREVACPKMTKPADRLAFVRGEFRTQGRSATPEACQALVDAIGSDLRELASAVSQLVADVEGTIDEAVVGRYYTGRAEASSFTVADRAVEGRAAEALEALRWSLSTGVAPVLITSALAQGVRGIGKLLGNRGGRPADLARELGMPPWKIDRVRQQMRGWTPDGVSVAMRAVAEADAGVKGGGEDVGYALEKAVVAVAHAARSRGRA
- a CDS encoding GlxA family transcriptional regulator, whose translation is MSPPPRPGAHKVVVLALDGVYPFELGIPHRVLGSADGRYEVLSASVDGQPVRTDADLTVIPGHGPEVLAEADTVIIPPYAVSPAPDPRALTALSRVLPGTRLVSICTGAFLLAVGGLLDGRRATTHWALTDYFQELFPQVEFDAGVLFVDHGDVLTSAGAASGVDVCLHLVRQDHGSEVANEVARRCVVPPYRDGGQAQYIERPLPSASEAGTGPTRDWALKRLQLPLSLDELAVHAAMSTRTFARRFREETGLSPGRWLTQQRLRRARHLLESTDLPVERVAHEVGFATATSLRRHLAAEAGVSPSTYRRTFRASGPAAGGDGGGNDGDAYGEGERVVRKASTTHSTG